The Pecten maximus unplaced genomic scaffold, xPecMax1.1, whole genome shotgun sequence DNA window TTTGAGTGACAGATACGACCTTCTGTCCCTGAATTtcttaaatatgtttaaagtctcGGATCATAAGGTCGTATGTGCTAGATACGACcttttatttctgaaataatATTAACACTTCACCGAATTTCTACAATCATAAAGTCGTAAGTAACAGTTACGACTTTCTGTTTCTGATTATCATGTAGATACAACCTTCTGATTGTGAAACACACATCGTACTTACGACCTTCAAAATAAttgaataacttttttatttttttatcagaacTACAAATAATTTTTACAGAATATGTAATCCATGATTTTTCCTCcgaatttgaaataaaaataaatgggTCGTAAGTGACACTTACGACCTTCTGATACTATAACGACggcctgtcctcatatgaccctggctgttggtgtctccttgacacctgtcctcatatgaccttggctgttggtgtctccttgacacctgtcctcatatgaccttggctgttggtatctacttgacatccgtcctcctATGACATTGGCtgaccttgacacctgtcctcatatgaccttggctgttgcgaggacgttaaactctctaaaacaaacaaatattcaaGAATGGCACAGCATGGTTTCAATTACAATATTAGTCAAGACTTGTCTGGTAGATCTTGataacttccaaatgaacaTGTTTTTATGTTTAGCTCGGGGTTGAggttttattaaatatataagtatatttgcTATCACACCTAAGCCTGGAATGTCCATTGTCATCCAAGCACACAGGTCATGTATTGCAACTGCTGTGTTTTACCGTGAATTTGATGACAAAGATacgttgtttgtttttttttaatttgaagaaGATTGAACATTAACATCGTTTTCGGCATCATTATCACTAACTGTATCTTTTCCCACTCTAAAATGCAGCCTTCTGAATCAATTAGTGATTTATAAGTTAAACATTAATTTATGTACACTaaactattgttatataacgttttGACTCGAGTACAAATTACACTCCCACTACAACAATTCTTCACTGTGTACACAGTGGTGACCGTACTATATATTACGGCCATCAGAGATGGATACAGGCGAAATCGGTGAGTTTCGGTTTTTTTACCGAATTTGCTAGTTTATAACATTGAAAGTTTCTGAGGCGATCCGTAGGAAGATTTTAACATGCTGTTTcgaaatatcatataatatattcttgACAATAACCCATTTTAACGTAAGAAGCGTTTGAAAAATATCTCAAGAGATGACCGTAATATACAACGTGTTTTGAAAACAGCTGACCGAAATATGTTTCGTGGATGACGTGGATgacattttcacattttgttgAATATATCGCTAATATATGTAACCATTAATATTTCAACACAGGTTGTAACGTTCTACACGTCTTGGATATCAAAGAGGTTTCCAAACCGTCCGTTATACACTGGCAGCAGTTTGACAATGTAGATCTCACTGACGTCGAATACTGTGGTGATTATCTGTTTGTGGCAGTCGATAACATCGGAGACAAAGAAAATGGCTATGTTAATGTCCATAAGAAATATAACACCGCGTTAAAGACACTGGAGTTAGTAAACAAAATCATAGGTAAGAAACTGTTCAGATAGAAAATATTTTGGTTTGTGAACTTCAAAATAGCGACAAAATCATGCGTGTTGATTAAATCAGCACAGTTGTAAGCATATTATAGCAATATAAATGACTGGATTTTGATAGGACATAAAGCAATATCAAACCATTTTATTTTAGGTCGTTAAACAAATCATAAATCATCtacaatgttgatatttttaaagtATAAAGGTGATATATCATTTAAGCATGTTAGTATATCAAAGAAGGACAACATCAAAGTTGTCCTGATATATCCTGACTATGTGTTCAATAGTCATTTATATATCCATTATGAAAGCAACGTCGTCATCAAGATCCCAGGCCCCTGTTAATGAGAAGGAAAATTGGTACTAAACCAAGTCGCAATAATCTGCTAAATATTTCCTCCGTTATACTTTTAAAGTACTTAACACATTTTCACAATACCATTCATATCCTATAATGCTCGAAACCTAAATATAGGACAATaaagagaaaaatatatatatacgatataAATTTAACCGGACAAATATCTTCAAGGGATGCGTGAAATGGAAAGGTAATGAAATCTCCCTTTATTAAAAGTGCTTGTTATTCGAATCACAGCGAATGTTTACAATGCCAGTCATAGCATACCTCAACAttgtatattttctttcatttcagtTGGTTCGCTGCCTGACATGATATATCCTACATCTGACTGCCAAATAGTAGTCGCGGCTATAGAGGCGGAGGGGTATAACAACGGTTCTCATTTCGTCGATCCAGAAGGTGGTGTTGGCATCATTAAATTTGCTGCAAGAGCGGAAGGGAATTATCAGTACACAAAACTCGATTTCAGAAAGTTTAACGATAGGTAGGCCAGACAATTCAATATACATGCATCAAAATCAGGAGTAGAATTAATATTGCCTCACAAAAACGATATCCTATGTAACaacttttatattttgagtAATGTATTGTTTTTGCTTCAATATGCCATCATTTATGAAGTTAGAATTGAAACCTAGGAAACGTGGGCagcatttcaaaatgaaatttgtacgtagttttttttcacaaaagaGCAAGGTAAGCTCCTGTTGTATCAGTGACGATATGAACCGTGTTTATCGTAATGTTAACGTTGCGTTTCCACGATGCAAATTCATTCATACGCTACAAGAACAGAGTAATTAAAAATTGAGGATGTCGACATGCATCTCTATAAACCttgaattttaacattttggtcAGCAGTCGATATCGATCTCGTATAACCTGATATTGTAAAAACAAATCCATTAGAAGATATCTGGAAAAGCTGTGCTGCTATGATCAAAAATGGAAAGTCGACAATTGAAATAATGCGACCGAACCACCTACTAATCAAAGATTGTGGTAGGTCATGTGACCACGCAAACCGGTCTGATATATCTGATAAttaaaagttatatataaataaataggtCTCTCATTTGTTTCTTAATTATTGTTCACTGCATAAATTACAGGTGACAGGACCTAGTATCACGTGGAGCCCGGTTTATCTACAGGGAGAATAACAACAGGTTCTCCAATGATGTTGAGCCAGAGTATATTACGTTTAACAAGGACGAGAGCGTTGCCTACATATCACTACAGGTAGTATATAAGTCTATTgtcaaatttaaaaagaaacatgtaaaagtatatatatatatatgaaaattttgTAAAGAGATGGCAACATTAGACATCATATCAAGTATACTTAGCCTTTATTAACAGCTGAACGTTTTCTTGCACAGGAGAACAATGCTATAGCAGAGGTAAACGTGATCACTCAAACCATCACAAACATCCATCCACTTGGGTTTAAAAACTGGACTAATTTTGAACTTGACGCAAGTGATAGAGATCAAAGTAAGTTATCAACCCTTATTAGTCACTTAAGCATACATTTCAACCTACATCAATAATCAGTAGAAGGTATTCTACACCAAATACAAGCATCTGTGGATCGCGGAGTTCAATACAGGTTTCCCTACATGTAACAGAAGGATTTGTGAATAGTGTCCGATACAGTTTTCCTACATTTAACAAAACGACCAATGGATAGTTGAGGTGGAGAACATCTTTTTCGCGTTATCACAAGgggacaaacacaaacatacaaatgtaccacaGCCTCGCAAAACTCACACACTACATGCATTGATCTCGCACAATGTGTTGAGGCTGTCTTTAAATTACTTTAGCTGTTGACATGACGTTCAAAATATTTGAACTAAACCTAACGTAAAAGACCAATGTCAAATTAGGGACTGGTTCGTGGAATCATCTTATTAAAATACAGTAGCTATCCCCTTCTTCACGCCTTGCAATTTTGTCTATTATTCTTTCCGTGATTTCATTGCGACGTATGCCGACTACTTCCTTGTAGAAATCCACATTCGTCCGTGGCCAGTGATGGGTATGTACCAACCAGACTCAATCAAGTAATATATGTGCAGGGGAAACCCTACCTCGTAACAGCCAACGAGGGTGACGCTAAGGACTATTCCAACCTACAGGGAGCTGGAGGTTTCAACGAGGAGTCGAGGATGTCCGAGCTTACTATAAATAGTAagtagtatacatatataatcacaAAAAGCACGATTGTGTTGATATTACCGAAGACATTAAGTATTGCCGGTACAAGTAACCCATCTTCTTATGCAGAACCTAACCGACAACAAAATGACATTTGACTGCCACATTCCGATTTATCCGCTCTATTTATAACGTAAATTCTCTGTTTACATCGTAGTTTCGTCGACAGTTGCGCATTGGTCCACTTTGAACGGATACGATGGAACAATAGATGCAGTAGAAAATTTAGGTGAGTTAAGTGTTTTGAATAGGTAGTCCTTCAAATAGCACGAATTTCTTAACCATTTCAGTATACGGATactttttcatttatttcaattatattaataaattatttgatttttcgAAATCTTTCAGAATAACTACCAACAAATTTAGGTATATTTGTGTTATTCTAGGACGTTTGAAGGTTTCTAACCTAGACGGAAAATCTGGTGATACTTACAACACGCTCTACACATTCGGAGGCAGAAGTATATCAATACTAGACCTGAACACATTTGAACGAGTTTATGACAGCGGAAGTGAAATCGAGAACATAATTGCCAAGGAGAAGAAGGCATTGTTTAATGCTAATGGCGTAGACAGAAACGAAATTGTTTCCGAAACCCAAGACTCCCTGTCTGACGAGTACTTGCATATATGATGAATTAAACAATTAGAAAGACAAAGTGGTAATATGTGTATTACAAAAGCGAAGTGTTTGGGAATGTAACTTAATCTTATAAACGTGGAGCTTTTAGGCATGGACAAATGCCATAATATAATATTCACTCTGTTGATTATGATACATGTGTTCAGCCTTAGCTTCGAAAAATGTGTTGcttttagctcgtctcttcgaagaagagtgagagcttatgttgtcactccggcgtcggcgttggtttttcaaatgttaaggtTTTGGTGCAATTGTTGAAAagcatagtaatttatggtaatatggtccctgtgtggggttaaactatcccctgccagagttaaactaaaagattttttttggaaaaaacagatttttgaatttttttgtgttaagtttctggtgcaagtgttgaaaggtattaatacatcataTTTTCCCCCAAATCTTTGGACTTAGAACAGttttgtaaatgtatgttgCGAGTGTTGAAaagcatagtaatacatggtattaggttccctttGGGGGTTAAGCTATCccttgccagagttaaactgaaagatttttttgtgcaagtgttgaaaaCTATTAACACATAACTTATGATTGTAcaagggtgctgatatttggtaaaagagttcCTCTGGAGTTACACAAATTGAATGAATACACaaaacacaatctgatcaagtaaacaatataaatattattaatgcaatttgcgaaaccataccaattacataatatattttaattatttattgacaaacatttgcgagacgagctatgctgttctccaatAGCTCTTGTTATATATCTTTGTCCGAATGTGCTGCAGGGTCCCGAGGTAGAGGACTTGGCTGTTGCTGAGATAGGAGATACGATGCTACTGTTTGTCGGC harbors:
- the LOC117321175 gene encoding LOW QUALITY PROTEIN: mesenchyme-specific cell surface glycoprotein-like (The sequence of the model RefSeq protein was modified relative to this genomic sequence to represent the inferred CDS: inserted 1 base in 1 codon) encodes the protein MDTGEIGCNVLHVLDIKEVSKPSVIHWQQFDNVDLTDVEYCGDYLFVAVDNIGDKENGYVNVHKKYNTALKTLELVNKIIVGSLPDMIYPTSDCQIVVAAIEAEGYNNGSHFVDPEGGVGIIKFADLVSRGARFIYRENNNRFSNDVEPEYITFNKDESVAYISLQENNAIAEVNVITQTITNIHPLGFKNWTNFELDASDRDQKIHIRPWPVMGMYQPDSIKXIYVQGKPYLVTANEGDAKDYSNLQGAGGFNEESRMSELTINISSTVAHWSTLNGYDGTIDAVENLGELSVLNRITTNKFRYICVILGRLKVSNLDGKSGDTYNTLYTFGGRSISILDLNTFERVYDSGSEIENIIAKEKKALFNANGGPEVEDLAVAEIGDTMLLFVGIERPGFIAIYSITGDITSRQFESLYSGVPGINNTFGDLYDQRKMSETQRISVK